One Corynebacterium tuberculostearicum DNA window includes the following coding sequences:
- a CDS encoding carbohydrate ABC transporter permease, with translation MVTDESPTARRAKLIGGYLGILAVLLLIGLPLFWILMTSFKAKGDIYTDPVNWLPPVWETENYSDATTRVPFWTYLRNSVLVTAVLSIIKIVLGVISAYALAILRFPGRHLVFLLVISSLMVPSEITVISNYALVNSLGWRNTFVGIIVPLAGVAFGTFLMRNHFLSLPYELVEAARMDGAGPIRLLTKVLLPVSWPTLTAFSVITMVNEWNTYLWPFLMADTEDVAPLQVGLTMLQNNDGVTNWGPVMAATILTIIPMVIIFLALQKYMIQGLTTGAVKG, from the coding sequence ATGGTCACGGATGAATCCCCCACCGCCCGCCGCGCCAAGCTCATCGGCGGCTACCTGGGCATCCTGGCGGTCTTGCTGCTCATTGGCCTGCCGCTGTTTTGGATCCTCATGACCTCGTTTAAGGCCAAGGGCGATATTTATACCGACCCGGTCAATTGGCTTCCGCCGGTGTGGGAAACCGAGAACTACTCCGATGCCACCACCCGTGTGCCGTTCTGGACTTACCTGCGCAACTCGGTGCTCGTTACCGCAGTACTGTCCATCATCAAGATTGTGCTGGGCGTCATCTCCGCCTATGCGCTGGCCATCTTACGCTTCCCGGGCCGCCACTTGGTGTTCCTGCTGGTCATTTCCTCGCTCATGGTGCCCAGCGAAATCACCGTCATTTCCAACTACGCCTTGGTCAATTCCTTGGGCTGGCGCAATACCTTCGTGGGCATCATCGTACCGCTAGCCGGCGTGGCCTTCGGTACCTTCTTGATGCGCAACCACTTTTTGTCCCTGCCCTATGAGCTGGTGGAAGCCGCCCGCATGGACGGCGCCGGCCCTATCCGCCTGCTCACCAAGGTGCTCCTGCCGGTCTCATGGCCCACGCTGACCGCATTTTCTGTCATCACCATGGTCAATGAATGGAATACCTACCTGTGGCCCTTCCTCATGGCGGATACGGAGGATGTCGCCCCGCTGCAGGTGGGTCTGACCATGCTGCAAAACAACGATGGTGTGACCAACTGGGGCCCGGTAATGGCCGCCACCATTCTCACCATCATCCCAATGGTCATCATCTTCCTAGCCTTGCAAAAGTACATGATTCAAGGCCTCACCACTGGCGCCGTGAAGGGTTAG
- a CDS encoding ABC transporter substrate-binding protein → MLRRKFLALASTAASATALAACAGTSSTNSQGGNDKGGDGEVTELTWWSNHPGTSKDIEKEIISRFEKENPDIKVNLVDAGKNYEEAAQKFNAALTGQDLPDIVVLSDVWWYNFAINGQIANVDDLAKEAGIDLSTYVQPLYEDYKYDGGHFAIPFARSTPLFYYNKDAWKKAGLPDRGPKSWDEMDEWSKKLAEADSKMKPFGWGDAVDYLGWIFQGPLWSKGGAYSDEWDLKFTDDKTIKAVEWLKDITDEKNGYSYVGNDMAMEFGTGRAAATVLSTGDLAGLTDTAKFELGTAFLPNPTGDGACPTGGAGLAIPAGISKNRQLAAIKLIDFITNEENTCYWSQNVGYMPVRSTAVDNEDQKKFMKDNPNFETAIKQLPETRPQDNARVFLPGADQEIGGAFEKIVTNRDDVTKVLTDLQKTLQSIYDNQVKTVINK, encoded by the coding sequence ATGCTACGCCGCAAATTCCTCGCCCTGGCCTCCACGGCCGCTTCTGCTACCGCACTCGCTGCTTGTGCCGGCACCTCGTCCACCAATTCACAGGGTGGCAACGACAAGGGCGGCGACGGTGAAGTCACTGAGCTGACTTGGTGGTCCAACCACCCCGGCACGTCCAAGGACATTGAGAAGGAGATCATCTCCCGCTTTGAAAAGGAGAACCCGGACATCAAGGTCAACCTCGTTGATGCCGGCAAGAACTACGAAGAAGCAGCACAGAAGTTCAACGCCGCGCTCACCGGCCAGGACCTGCCGGACATCGTGGTGCTGTCTGACGTCTGGTGGTACAACTTTGCCATCAATGGCCAGATTGCCAACGTGGACGACCTTGCCAAGGAAGCGGGCATCGACCTGTCTACCTACGTACAGCCGCTCTACGAGGACTACAAGTACGACGGCGGCCACTTTGCGATTCCTTTCGCTCGTTCCACGCCGTTGTTCTACTACAACAAGGACGCGTGGAAGAAGGCTGGACTGCCGGACCGTGGCCCCAAGTCCTGGGATGAGATGGATGAGTGGTCCAAGAAGTTGGCTGAGGCTGATTCCAAGATGAAGCCTTTTGGCTGGGGCGATGCCGTGGACTACCTGGGCTGGATCTTCCAGGGCCCGCTGTGGTCCAAGGGCGGCGCTTACTCCGATGAGTGGGACCTGAAATTCACCGATGACAAGACCATCAAGGCCGTCGAGTGGCTCAAGGACATCACCGATGAGAAAAACGGTTACTCCTACGTGGGCAATGACATGGCCATGGAGTTCGGCACCGGCCGCGCCGCCGCCACCGTCCTGTCCACCGGTGATCTGGCGGGTCTGACCGATACCGCCAAGTTCGAGCTCGGCACCGCCTTCTTGCCTAACCCGACTGGCGACGGCGCCTGCCCCACCGGTGGTGCCGGCCTGGCCATCCCGGCCGGCATCAGCAAGAACCGCCAGCTGGCTGCTATCAAGCTCATTGACTTCATCACCAATGAGGAAAATACCTGCTACTGGTCCCAGAACGTGGGCTACATGCCGGTGCGCTCCACCGCGGTGGACAACGAGGACCAGAAGAAGTTCATGAAGGACAACCCGAACTTCGAAACCGCTATCAAGCAGCTGCCTGAGACACGCCCGCAGGACAATGCCCGCGTCTTCCTGCCCGGCGCGGACCAGGAAATCGGCGGCGCCTTTGAAAAGATCGTCACCAACCGCGATGACGTCACCAAGGTGCTGACCGATCTGCAAAAGACCCTGCAGTCTATCTACGACAATCAGGTTAAGACCGTCATCAATAAGTAG
- a CDS encoding ABC transporter ATP-binding protein, translating to MATVTFDGASRIYSKDAERPAVDRLNLDIADGEFLVLVGPSGCGKSTSLRMLAGLEPTDRGSIRIGGKDVTGVSPSDRDVAMVFQNYALYPNMSVAQNMSFALENRKVPKNEIKSRVHEAAKILQMEDLLDRKPANLSGGQRQRVAMGRAIVREPAVFCMDEPLSNLDAKLRVSTRAQISNLQRRLGTTTVYVTHDQTEAMTMGDRVAVLNAGVLQQVDTTRTIYDRPQNVFVAGFIGSPAMNIYDLTHNSSELTIGSTHINLANYNFEGVETVTVGIRPEDWQLSDTGNGGAKFTVAHVEELGNQTYVYGELDDAAGNSSADGVLKSSTRMGGQTGILVDARGRYAVGDTFYVSPDPDRVHLFSTTTGERLN from the coding sequence ATGGCTACTGTCACCTTCGATGGCGCAAGCCGCATCTACTCAAAGGACGCGGAACGCCCCGCCGTTGACCGCCTCAACCTGGATATTGCCGATGGCGAATTCTTGGTCCTCGTCGGCCCATCCGGCTGCGGCAAGTCCACCAGCCTGCGTATGCTGGCAGGCCTCGAGCCCACCGACCGCGGCTCCATCCGCATCGGTGGTAAGGACGTCACCGGGGTCAGCCCATCGGACCGCGACGTGGCCATGGTCTTTCAGAACTATGCCCTCTACCCCAATATGTCCGTGGCGCAGAATATGTCCTTCGCGCTGGAAAACCGCAAGGTCCCGAAGAACGAGATTAAATCCCGCGTGCACGAGGCCGCGAAGATCCTGCAGATGGAAGACCTGCTGGACCGCAAGCCGGCTAATCTTTCCGGTGGCCAGCGCCAGCGCGTGGCCATGGGCCGCGCCATCGTCCGCGAACCGGCCGTATTCTGTATGGACGAGCCGCTGTCCAACCTGGATGCCAAGCTGCGCGTTTCCACCCGCGCGCAGATCTCCAACCTGCAGCGCCGCCTTGGTACCACCACCGTATATGTCACCCACGACCAAACTGAGGCAATGACCATGGGCGACCGCGTCGCCGTTCTCAACGCCGGCGTCCTACAGCAGGTGGATACCACCCGTACCATTTATGACCGCCCACAGAACGTTTTTGTCGCCGGATTCATTGGCTCCCCGGCGATGAATATCTACGACCTCACCCATAACTCCTCTGAGCTCACCATCGGCTCTACCCACATCAATCTGGCTAACTACAACTTTGAGGGCGTAGAGACCGTCACGGTGGGCATCCGCCCGGAAGACTGGCAGCTAAGTGATACCGGCAATGGCGGGGCAAAGTTCACCGTCGCGCACGTCGAGGAGCTGGGCAACCAGACCTATGTCTATGGCGAGCTTGACGACGCCGCCGGCAACAGCTCCGCCGACGGTGTACTCAAGTCCTCGACCCGGATGGGTGGCCAGACCGGCATTTTGGTCGATGCCCGCGGCCGCTATGCGGTGGGCGATACTTTCTACGTTTCCCCCGACCCGGACCGCGTGCATCTATTTAGCACCACTACTGGCGAACGCCTGAACTAG
- a CDS encoding M48 family metalloprotease: MPSFKKLSAATLTASAILGTVAAPAASAKSDPVRSLIDPGTCKTITNLANDGKPVPDPFILHDEDSVKPYFKDGVLEYKVVENFPYRKQLDAAVAEWNKALGDKASLKEVKPSEADDDTVAIIYKPDPNGYVQGAAYPDHKMVFIKIPNAQYPEAVQGTIAHELGHMMGAGHSCAGALMAGANQNPISYHVTPLDAAAVVQGQFD; encoded by the coding sequence ATGCCTTCTTTCAAGAAGCTTTCTGCCGCCACTCTGACCGCTTCCGCCATCCTTGGTACCGTCGCCGCACCGGCCGCAAGCGCCAAGAGCGACCCAGTTCGCTCCCTTATTGATCCAGGCACCTGCAAGACCATCACCAATCTGGCCAATGATGGCAAGCCGGTTCCGGATCCTTTCATCCTCCACGATGAAGACTCCGTAAAGCCGTACTTCAAAGATGGCGTTTTGGAGTACAAGGTGGTCGAAAACTTCCCGTACCGCAAGCAGCTGGATGCCGCGGTTGCCGAGTGGAACAAGGCCCTCGGCGACAAGGCTTCCCTGAAGGAAGTTAAGCCTTCCGAGGCAGACGATGACACCGTCGCCATCATCTACAAGCCGGACCCGAACGGCTACGTGCAGGGCGCCGCCTACCCGGACCACAAGATGGTCTTCATCAAGATTCCTAATGCCCAATACCCAGAGGCAGTCCAGGGCACCATCGCCCACGAGCTGGGCCACATGATGGGCGCGGGCCACTCCTGCGCCGGCGCGCTTATGGCCGGCGCTAACCAGAACCCCATCTCCTACCACGTGACCCCGCTGGATGCGGCGGCTGTTGTCCAGGGCCAGTTCGACTAA
- a CDS encoding GntP family permease: MDTWEPTLSTGPLLGIAVAAIAVILVLVIYFKLHAFLTLLVVSALTALAAGIPLEGIVPTMTESFSSTLGSVALLVGLGAMIGRLVEASGGAKSLADAMVHRFGESKAPLALGLASLIMGFPIFFDAGLIVMLPVIFAVARRLDGPVLAFGLPAAGAFSVMHVYLPPHPGPVAASEFYGADLGLVLLVGLLLALPTWYISGYRFGLLSGKKFPLKVTDAIAGPVLSEEEQPLKPASAPTVISLLLIPMVLIFFNTGLNALASYGTIDADAAWVRFFVMLGQTPIALLITVLVALVVLGPRRGVDKTALEKLIDSSLGPICSVVLITGAGGMFGGVLRTSGIGDALADSLSGLGIPVILACYLIAVALRLAQGSATVALTTAAALMVPAVEAGGFNELQLALIVVATAAGSVFGSHVNDSGFWLVGRLMGMDTVTTLKTWTVNQILISVIGFALVLVLYAVAALF, translated from the coding sequence ATGGATACGTGGGAACCCACCCTGTCGACCGGCCCGCTGCTAGGCATTGCGGTGGCCGCCATCGCCGTGATTTTGGTGCTGGTCATTTATTTCAAGCTCCACGCTTTTCTCACCCTGCTGGTGGTCTCGGCGCTCACGGCGCTGGCCGCGGGCATTCCACTCGAGGGCATTGTGCCCACCATGACCGAAAGCTTTAGCTCCACTCTGGGCTCGGTGGCGTTGCTGGTGGGACTGGGCGCCATGATCGGCCGGTTGGTGGAAGCCTCCGGTGGCGCTAAATCGCTTGCCGACGCCATGGTTCACCGCTTCGGCGAATCCAAAGCACCCCTTGCCCTCGGCCTGGCTTCGCTAATTATGGGCTTTCCCATCTTCTTCGACGCCGGCCTGATTGTGATGCTGCCGGTGATCTTCGCCGTTGCTCGCCGTTTGGACGGCCCCGTCCTTGCCTTTGGTCTGCCGGCCGCCGGTGCGTTTTCTGTCATGCACGTGTACCTGCCGCCGCACCCAGGCCCTGTGGCGGCGAGCGAGTTCTACGGCGCTGACCTCGGCCTCGTCCTCCTCGTTGGTCTGCTGCTTGCGCTGCCTACCTGGTACATTTCCGGCTACCGCTTCGGCCTGCTTTCCGGCAAGAAATTCCCCCTCAAGGTTACTGATGCCATCGCCGGCCCGGTGCTTTCTGAGGAAGAACAGCCGCTCAAGCCCGCCTCTGCCCCAACGGTGATTTCCCTCCTGCTCATCCCGATGGTGCTCATCTTCTTCAACACCGGACTCAATGCCCTGGCGTCCTATGGCACCATCGATGCCGACGCCGCGTGGGTACGGTTCTTCGTCATGCTCGGCCAGACTCCTATCGCGCTACTTATTACGGTGCTCGTCGCGCTCGTGGTCTTGGGACCGCGCCGCGGCGTGGACAAGACCGCGCTGGAAAAGCTCATCGATTCTTCGCTTGGCCCCATCTGTTCCGTCGTGCTCATCACCGGTGCCGGCGGCATGTTCGGTGGCGTTCTGCGCACCTCCGGCATTGGCGACGCCCTGGCCGATTCGCTTTCCGGCCTTGGCATCCCCGTTATCCTTGCCTGCTATCTCATCGCCGTGGCGCTGCGCCTGGCACAGGGTTCGGCCACCGTAGCACTAACCACGGCCGCCGCGCTCATGGTTCCCGCCGTGGAAGCCGGCGGATTCAATGAGCTGCAGCTCGCCCTTATCGTCGTGGCCACCGCCGCCGGTTCCGTCTTCGGCTCTCACGTCAACGACTCCGGCTTCTGGCTCGTCGGCCGCCTGATGGGCATGGATACGGTCACCACACTGAAGACCTGGACGGTCAACCAAATTCTAATTTCCGTCATCGGCTTTGCCCTAGTCTTGGTGCTCTACGCAGTAGCAGCGCTCTTTTAG
- a CDS encoding gluconokinase produces the protein MNQISFRHIVVMGVSGSGKTTVGEALSPLVGLEYRDGDDMHPQANIDKMAAGTPLNDADREPWLKQIGQWLADRPEGAMVGCSALKRKYRDLIREYCPAVVFANVHGDFDVLHERMQHRPGHFMPASLLQSQFDTLEPLEEDETGHVFEVTRPVEEIVQEAAAWIKAGA, from the coding sequence ATGAACCAGATCAGTTTCCGCCACATCGTAGTGATGGGAGTATCCGGCTCGGGGAAGACAACGGTGGGGGAGGCGCTGTCGCCGTTGGTAGGTCTGGAGTACCGCGATGGCGATGACATGCACCCGCAGGCCAATATCGACAAGATGGCTGCTGGAACACCGCTTAATGATGCGGACCGGGAGCCGTGGTTGAAGCAGATTGGTCAGTGGCTGGCGGATAGGCCAGAAGGTGCGATGGTGGGGTGCAGCGCGCTGAAGCGCAAGTACCGGGATTTGATTCGCGAGTACTGCCCAGCCGTGGTGTTCGCTAACGTGCACGGCGACTTCGATGTGCTGCATGAGCGGATGCAGCACCGGCCGGGGCACTTTATGCCGGCGTCGCTCTTGCAGTCGCAGTTCGATACCTTGGAGCCGCTGGAAGAAGACGAAACTGGCCACGTCTTTGAGGTGACGCGGCCAGTTGAGGAGATTGTCCAAGAAGCTGCTGCTTGGATTAAGGCTGGGGCCTAA
- a CDS encoding AAA family ATPase — MSNRQQSFSWRTVLPVVLETMRGMSVVAYPELFEDVQKIAEADFPGQAHRQLKSRSVVEDRTRWAVFYARRLGFVSSSTPGSFSLTAEGATWLASNPYPLGKDQIREIDDLVSKAHKQREVHSGPQEEVPEESSADFFWVLRAGRNGEREKKALESNLGIPGMDYGPEVNKQTTLDSIKASMVREHPDLKAQTSTSYASQLNRFKNHMQVGDLVLMPSKLHRGRVYFGYVSGDYEYRPHEPKEMRHVRPINWSSDFFNRDDLGIDLQRSLTSLLTICQVSRNHAFDRVESVIQGMGDPDFSSETPLSPSFDWPEFFAELATKLLAFKNNRAELLEKLKETAEISGRPLRFKHLWKWHIDDEEVPATDMDPFTILGVANRQISTSNKVAICQAFKTVFGIEAPAPTDFSGLPQLNNLRSCFATKPSDVINLSFWENSWSLFASALAVSQSDTPENRAQFIHDFDVMTKDRQITAYTMALFWARPRYFLTFDSVITKYLAQDSALGINIQKNVSTGKDYLLTLDEIRDWLTTAEIEPANFPQLSYEAWVFNQEPTDATAQTVESSSEEDVYTISAIIEDGCFIPKDDLELMLERLKEKKNLILQGPPGTGKTWLARRLAYILCKSDAEDVVTSVQFHPSTSYEDFVQGFRPSSSGKLELKDGPFLQAVEKAKEDSNPHVVVIEEINRGNPAQIFGEMLTLLEADKRNPENALTTLYSKEGEAVFLPDNFYVIGTMNQADRSLAMVDMALRRRFAFINLVPQLGSTWRNFCVSNRNRNDEALSEIARRIEKVNQLIRDDFNLGDDYLIGHSFVTPRRKLADSSFDATMEWFDQVVASDLKPLIAEYWFDNPAKREQALDVLNG; from the coding sequence ATGAGTAACCGACAGCAATCTTTTTCCTGGAGAACCGTTCTTCCCGTCGTCTTAGAGACGATGCGGGGTATGTCCGTAGTCGCTTACCCTGAACTATTTGAAGACGTTCAAAAAATTGCTGAAGCGGACTTTCCAGGACAAGCTCACCGCCAGCTCAAAAGCCGATCAGTTGTGGAAGACCGGACGCGATGGGCAGTGTTCTATGCAAGGAGATTAGGCTTTGTCAGCTCCTCTACACCGGGGTCCTTTTCCTTGACCGCCGAGGGCGCCACTTGGCTTGCTTCCAACCCATACCCTTTAGGCAAAGATCAGATCCGAGAAATCGACGACCTTGTCTCTAAAGCGCATAAGCAACGAGAAGTCCATTCGGGCCCGCAAGAAGAGGTTCCTGAAGAATCAAGTGCGGATTTTTTCTGGGTACTTCGAGCGGGCCGTAATGGTGAACGCGAAAAGAAAGCTTTAGAGTCCAATCTAGGCATCCCAGGTATGGACTACGGCCCGGAGGTGAATAAGCAAACTACCTTAGACTCCATCAAGGCCTCGATGGTGCGAGAGCACCCAGATCTCAAAGCACAAACATCCACCAGCTACGCTTCTCAACTCAACCGGTTTAAAAACCACATGCAGGTTGGCGACTTGGTTCTGATGCCAAGCAAGTTGCATAGAGGGCGAGTTTATTTTGGCTATGTTTCCGGCGATTACGAGTACCGCCCTCATGAGCCAAAAGAAATGCGGCACGTTCGACCAATCAACTGGTCAAGCGATTTCTTTAATCGCGATGACCTAGGAATAGACCTTCAGCGTTCACTGACTTCACTGCTTACTATTTGCCAGGTTTCTCGGAACCATGCCTTTGACCGAGTAGAGTCCGTCATCCAAGGCATGGGAGATCCTGACTTTTCCTCTGAAACTCCATTGTCACCGTCGTTTGACTGGCCGGAATTTTTCGCAGAACTCGCCACCAAACTTCTTGCCTTCAAAAACAACCGCGCGGAGCTACTCGAAAAACTAAAAGAGACTGCTGAAATCTCAGGACGCCCGCTCCGGTTCAAGCACCTATGGAAATGGCACATAGATGATGAAGAAGTGCCCGCTACTGATATGGATCCTTTTACCATCCTCGGTGTTGCTAACCGGCAAATTTCGACATCTAATAAGGTGGCAATTTGCCAAGCCTTTAAAACCGTCTTCGGAATTGAAGCCCCAGCACCAACGGATTTTTCGGGACTGCCCCAACTCAACAACTTACGCTCGTGCTTTGCTACGAAGCCGTCAGATGTTATTAATCTAAGTTTTTGGGAGAATAGCTGGAGCCTTTTCGCTTCGGCCCTCGCGGTGAGCCAATCGGATACGCCCGAAAATCGAGCTCAGTTTATACACGATTTCGACGTGATGACCAAAGACCGCCAGATCACGGCATACACCATGGCATTGTTCTGGGCGCGTCCCCGCTATTTCCTCACTTTCGATTCAGTCATCACCAAGTATCTTGCCCAAGACTCCGCGCTTGGAATCAATATTCAGAAAAATGTTTCGACGGGTAAAGATTATTTGCTTACACTCGATGAAATCCGAGATTGGCTTACTACTGCCGAGATCGAACCGGCTAATTTTCCCCAATTGTCTTACGAAGCATGGGTTTTCAACCAAGAACCAACCGATGCTACTGCCCAAACCGTAGAGTCTTCGTCGGAAGAGGATGTCTATACCATTTCTGCAATTATCGAAGACGGATGCTTTATCCCGAAAGACGATCTCGAACTAATGCTGGAACGCCTGAAGGAAAAGAAAAACCTGATTCTTCAAGGCCCGCCGGGTACGGGAAAGACTTGGCTTGCACGTCGCTTGGCATATATCTTGTGCAAGTCAGACGCAGAAGATGTAGTCACCTCCGTCCAATTCCACCCTTCTACTTCTTATGAAGACTTCGTTCAGGGTTTCCGTCCCAGCAGTAGCGGGAAGCTTGAACTAAAAGATGGCCCATTCCTCCAAGCAGTGGAAAAAGCTAAGGAGGACTCCAATCCACACGTAGTGGTGATTGAAGAGATCAACCGCGGCAATCCAGCGCAGATTTTTGGTGAGATGCTTACCCTCTTGGAAGCTGACAAAAGAAACCCTGAAAATGCGCTTACCACGCTTTATAGCAAAGAAGGAGAAGCAGTTTTCCTTCCCGATAACTTTTACGTCATCGGCACGATGAACCAAGCAGACAGGTCCCTTGCCATGGTAGATATGGCTTTACGTCGTAGGTTCGCTTTCATTAATCTCGTACCGCAGTTGGGATCCACTTGGCGGAATTTTTGTGTTTCCAACCGTAATCGCAATGACGAGGCTCTCAGTGAAATCGCGCGAAGGATCGAAAAGGTCAATCAATTGATCCGAGACGATTTCAATCTCGGTGATGACTACCTAATCGGACACAGCTTTGTTACTCCACGCCGAAAGCTTGCAGACAGTTCCTTCGATGCAACTATGGAATGGTTTGACCAGGTAGTAGCCTCGGATCTCAAGCCGCTCATAGCAGAGTATTGGTTCGACAATCCTGCGAAGCGAGAGCAGGCCCTCGATGTCCTCAACGGATAG
- a CDS encoding 5-methylcytosine restriction system specificity protein McrC → MLQLYASQSFIDGHISNASVEDAGVELPELIGTMLCDAVERRFRRELSIGFTLTERDITRVRGRIDMYETTRHQLLEKGLIACEFNELTINSKVNQFLKYALEYAAQMLLDVSSCDAAHRCKVLARRLTQMGVSKPKSTAFPRGRLSPADKKPVAVARLLLELAVPARGDDAHTRFSRKQLTQHELRKLFEKALFGLFQYHLSPIGWKVSSGEWLHWNAQQTPRQLPSMQTDIILRSPEGEITVIDAKFTNMFIENRVGNESLKSPHLYQLYAYLRSQEALGGEWKTAKGIMLYASSGRSLQDETISFLLDGHPVAFASINLETSIREFRQKALHLVAPNLEVL, encoded by the coding sequence ATGCTCCAGCTATACGCCTCGCAGTCTTTTATTGATGGGCATATATCCAACGCCTCGGTGGAAGACGCGGGTGTTGAGCTTCCAGAGCTGATCGGAACGATGCTGTGTGACGCTGTAGAAAGGCGTTTTCGGAGAGAATTGAGCATTGGTTTCACCCTTACCGAACGAGATATAACTCGGGTGCGAGGCCGAATTGACATGTACGAAACCACTCGCCACCAACTCCTTGAAAAGGGACTCATTGCCTGTGAGTTCAATGAACTCACCATCAATAGCAAAGTTAACCAATTCCTTAAGTACGCCCTCGAATATGCAGCACAAATGCTCTTAGACGTAAGCAGTTGCGATGCTGCGCACCGGTGCAAGGTGCTTGCTCGAAGGCTTACTCAAATGGGGGTTTCCAAGCCGAAATCGACAGCCTTCCCTCGTGGAAGGCTGTCTCCTGCAGATAAGAAACCGGTTGCAGTAGCCAGACTGCTTTTGGAATTGGCCGTGCCCGCGCGTGGGGATGACGCCCATACTCGATTCAGCAGAAAGCAACTCACGCAACACGAGCTCCGAAAGCTTTTCGAAAAGGCTCTATTTGGTCTGTTTCAATACCACCTCAGCCCTATCGGTTGGAAAGTAAGCAGCGGAGAATGGTTGCACTGGAATGCTCAACAAACGCCCAGACAATTACCGAGTATGCAGACAGATATCATTCTGCGATCCCCAGAAGGTGAAATTACAGTTATTGATGCCAAGTTCACGAATATGTTTATTGAGAATCGCGTAGGAAACGAATCCTTGAAGAGCCCGCACCTTTATCAGCTTTACGCCTACTTACGTAGCCAAGAAGCGCTTGGCGGAGAGTGGAAAACCGCAAAGGGCATCATGCTCTACGCTTCTTCGGGTCGAAGCTTACAGGATGAGACGATTTCATTCCTCCTCGACGGACACCCCGTAGCTTTCGCTAGCATCAATCTCGAAACCTCAATTCGTGAGTTTCGCCAGAAAGCGCTTCATCTTGTGGCCCCGAATCTCGAAGTCCTTTAG
- a CDS encoding nucleoside hydrolase, with product MTRKIILDCDPGHDDAVALLLAMGNPTIDLLGITTVGGNQTLDKVSHNALVVKEIAGHPEVPVYAGCDRPLVSPVEVAEAIHGSTGMDVEGVQLPEPSTALADVHAIDFIIDTIMSHEPGTITLVPTGPLTNIAMAARKEPRIVERVKEVVLMGGGYHEGNWSPVAEFNIKIDPEAAHIVFEEPWPVTMVGLDLTHQALATPEVESEIKALNTPVSEFVVGLFGFFRKAYQANQGFDNPPVHDPCTIAYLIDPDIVQTRKAPVHVELAGALTTGMTVTDLREPADASCHTQVATTLDHAGFWRLVTDALKNLA from the coding sequence ATGACGCGAAAAATCATTCTGGACTGCGACCCCGGCCACGATGACGCGGTGGCCTTGCTCCTAGCTATGGGCAACCCCACCATTGACTTACTGGGCATTACCACCGTAGGCGGCAACCAGACCTTGGATAAAGTCTCCCACAATGCCCTGGTGGTCAAGGAAATCGCCGGCCACCCAGAGGTTCCGGTGTACGCAGGCTGCGATCGCCCGCTCGTGAGCCCCGTCGAGGTCGCCGAGGCCATCCACGGCTCCACCGGCATGGACGTCGAGGGCGTCCAACTTCCGGAGCCAAGCACGGCGCTTGCCGACGTCCACGCTATCGACTTCATCATCGACACCATCATGTCCCATGAGCCCGGCACCATCACCCTGGTGCCCACCGGCCCACTTACCAATATCGCGATGGCCGCGCGCAAGGAGCCGCGCATCGTGGAGCGCGTCAAGGAAGTCGTCCTCATGGGCGGTGGCTACCACGAGGGCAATTGGTCCCCAGTCGCCGAATTCAATATCAAGATCGATCCTGAGGCCGCCCACATCGTCTTCGAAGAGCCCTGGCCCGTGACCATGGTGGGCCTCGATCTTACTCACCAGGCGCTTGCCACCCCAGAAGTCGAGTCCGAAATCAAGGCGCTAAATACTCCCGTCTCGGAGTTCGTCGTCGGCCTCTTTGGTTTCTTCCGCAAGGCCTACCAGGCCAACCAGGGCTTTGATAACCCGCCGGTACACGACCCGTGCACCATCGCCTACCTCATCGATCCGGACATCGTCCAGACCCGCAAGGCCCCCGTCCACGTCGAGCTCGCCGGCGCGCTGACCACCGGCATGACCGTCACCGATCTGCGCGAGCCTGCCGACGCCTCCTGCCACACCCAAGTCGCCACCACCCTTGACCACGCCGGTTTCTGGCGCCTTGTCACCGACGCCCTCAAAAACCTCGCCTAG